ACTAATTGGAGTTATGCTGTAATTAAAATCAGAGTTTATGAAAAATTGCCTTGTGTAGTTGAAGCACTTCAGGAAGCAGAAGGTATTGTTAGCGTAAAGGAAATCTCTGACCCTTATTCAAATATTCAAATCTCATTTAAGCCAAGTATGCTTGAAAAGAGTATTAGTAACATCATATTGGAGAAATGTGATGTAAAATCTGAAATTACTGAAAGTAAATTAAGACAATAATCAAGGAGCTGTTAAATTGGCAATTGACATTAAGCATCATAAGGAAAAGATGAATCGGGATGAACCTGAAATCAAGCTAGTTCCTTTTATTGACATTTTATTTACTTTGCTTATCTTTTTAGTGGTGACCAGTACTTTCGGTGCTGCATCTGTTACTGGTGATGACACTGGAACAGGCACTGGAAAGCCAAATATGACTGACACCACTGGAGATTCAGAATATTATCTGCTGCCGGTTGCAGGACTTCAGAAAGTTGTTGTAAATGGAGTAGATATGTCTTCTGAGATAAGAGGAAATGCTATCGGTGTTCATGCAAGAGTGCTTGACCAAGGTGATGTTCAGATTAAAACGAGCGAGCATGCGATATATATTCAAGCGCCTTCTGGAATGAGCCCTCAAGAGGTGGTTCATAGTCCAGAATGATTTTAAATTTTATTTAATTATTTTTTATTTTATTATTTTATTTTCCATATTTTTGATATTTTTAAAAAATATGGCCTTTTTATTTTTTATTTTATAAATTTTTAAATTTTATAGTTAATTTGGGGTAAAACAATGTATTTAGGTAGAATTATTTCAGCAGGAAAAACAGAAGACGGAAAACCATATGTTGCTTACAGAGTTTCAAGCAGATCTTTTCCAAACAGACAAGTAAAGGTTCTTGAAGATGAAGCAGCTATCATTCCAAAGGAAGGATTTGAAACTGATATTTTCAAAAACTCTTATATCGCTTACGATTGTGTAAAAACAGTAGGTGACATTGCAATCATTTCAAACGGTTCCCAAACCAATCCTATTGCAGATAAGATAGCTATTGGAATGAACATTAGGGATGCAATGGCATATTCATTAATCACTATGGATTATGAAAAGGATGATTACAACACTCCAAGAATTGCTGCAGTAGTTAAAGGAAATGAAGATGATTTTGAAGCTTATATTGGTATTGTAACTGACAGTAAAATCTTAGTTGAAAAAATAGAAGATGGTAAAGCTCAATTCATTTCCACTTATGAGAAAAACACTCCTGAAGATGTTGTTTTTGCTGCAGAAACTCCTGATGATGCATGTAAGTTTATTTTCGATGAAGGTGCATTTGCTGAATTTGAAAATCCCGTATCTTCAGTAGCAGCAATATTTGATGGAAAATGGAAAATTGCTGGTTTCAATCCAGAATAAATCCCCAAGCTTTTTAGCCTTCGGCTAAAAACCTTGACCAAAATTCTTTCCAATTTATTTATGTAAATTGGATTTTTTATTTTTTGTACTTTTTTTCATTGAAATTTTTTTTTAACTTATTCTAATTTTTCAGCCTCTTCGGCTTCTTTTATTTTCTGGACTGTTCCCCAACTTCTTCTAACGAAATCTGGCATTTCATCATATTTGAATTTCTTCAAGAAGTTTTTGGTTTTTGGATCGCTTGGATAACCTGAACCGATTCCATCTCTGTCCTTGGTGGATCTGATGTACTGCTTATTTATTTCTTCAATAATCATGTCCCTTTTTGTTTTTGCAATGATTGAAGCTGCTCCAACTGCAAGATAGTTATCATCTGCCTTATGTTCTGCAATGACTTCACAGCTATGGCCTACATATTCTTCCATTTCTTCCTGAAGTCTTCCTTCCTTTACATCCAAAGCATCTATGATGATTCTATCTGCTCGAAGAGTATTTATGATTTTTTTCATAGCTAATTTTTCTATTTGATTAAGATTTATTCCTTTTGCTCTTAAAGTGTCAATATCCTTTGCAGTAATTACCACTGTTTCATAATCGAACATTTTAGTTAACTTACGATATAGTACTGCTCTTCTGTTAGGAGTTAATCTTTTAGAATCTTTTACGCCCATTCTTTCAATGATCTTTTCTTTTTTCTCAGGTATTACAATACCTGCCATAACCATAGGGCCTAAAACAGGGCCTCTTCCAGCTTCATCTAATCCTAGTGTATCCATATTATTAAATCCAGTTTCATTATTTAAATAGTTTAGTTTTTATAATTAGTTTATTTTTATAATTAGTTTAATTTTTTAATTAGTTTAGTTTTTATAAAAATAAGATTTATTAAAGTTTAAAGGAAGTAATTTTGATGGTGTGATTATTTGGTGTTTAAAAGGAATATTATGGATTGTAAAGACAATCCATAGTATTATACGTATTATAACGCTTGAAATTGTTTAAATTTATTTCATAGCTTTTAAACGTACTTCCGGTTCTAAAGCTAATGGTTCAGCAGCTACGATTGCAGTTCCTTTTGCGACTACAGTCATAGGGTCATCAGAAATTTGAATCGGAATGTCTGTTTCGTCGAAAATTCTTTCTTTAAGACCTCTTAATCTGGAACTTCCACCTACTGCTACAGTATTTTTGTAAACACCCATCATCAATTCCGCTGGTAATCTTTCTAATATGATGTTTAATCCGCCAACAACTGCTTGGATGATTGGTTCTACTGCATCTGCAACTAACATTGAATCAATTACAACTTTTTTAGGTCTGTTAGTTTCTAAGGATTTACCAATAACTTCATAGCTTAAGTTTTCAAATTCTTCACTGCAATGGATCATTCCAATTTCCATTTTTGCAGCTTCTGCATCGTGAATGCTGATTGCAACGTTGTATTTTTCTGCAACCAATTCTACGATTCTATTATCAATGTCGTCTCCACCGACTCTTACGGTTTCAATATCGTTGATTCCACCAAGGGAAATAACTACTAAATCAGTAGATCCTGCACCAATGTCAATTACCATGGTTCCATTTGGTTCTGCAATAGGTAATCCAGCACCAATAGCTGCAGCTAAACCTTCACTGACTACTAAAACGTATTCAGCACCAGCTTTTCTACCTATTTCTTCAGCAGCATTCTTTTCTACTTCAGAAGAGTCTCCAGGAATTCCAATAACAATTCTTCCTACAGTTTCTCCTTCGTTAATACCAATTTCCATAGCTCTTATGAGTAATGCTTGTGCTTGTGCAACGTTTTCGATTACTCCTTTTTTAAGTGGTCTTACTGCAACAATGTCTTCTGGAGTTCTGCCTAACATTTTTTTAGCTTCTTCTCCAACAGCAAGCACTGCAGAAGGATCATCTTTTTTAACAGCAACTACAGAAGGAATTTGGTATAAGTCAAATTTATCTCCTGATGGTTTTGCGATTACGGTGTTTAAGGTACCTAAGTCAATACCTAAACTATTTTTAACAACTCTGGTTGGTTCAATTTCAATAGCGTCTTCATTTCCGAAAATACTCAAAGTTATTCCTCCATTGATAAAATAAAATTAAATTATTTATAAATTTTTCTATAATTATTTAATAAATCATTTAATTGATTTTATTGTTTTATTAATTAATTCACATTTTGAATTGATTATCGAATTAATTATTCATTAATTATATAATACAATCAAAAATTAATTAATTAATGTTTATAGTTTATAACAATAATTATTTATAATTTTTATTAATAATAAGTTTTTGTATATAATTATGAAAAAAATTTAATAATATATAATAATAGTCAGAAAAATGAGTTTTTTAAATAGTGATGGCTTTAAAAAGCTAAATTTATTCTTGGGTTTTGTCTTCTTCTGGAGTTTCTATGGTGTTGTCTGGATTGTTGTTATCTTCAGTCTTGTTTTCTTCTTGCGGATTTGCCTTATCTTTTTCTGTAACCTCAAATATTCTTTGATTTTCCTTATCTTGGATTGTCTTATTTAAGTCAATTCCGAATAAGCTGTTGTTTTGACTGATTTCCTTCACATGCTCAATATCATTTTCATCAATTACAGAAACCAAGATTGCAGATAAAACTACATCGCTCATATCAAGTATTGGTGTTACAGTATTTCTTAAAAAGGAAGGCAATTTAAATCTTGTATTGAGTTCCGCCTTAATGAAACTGCTTGTATGATCTTCTGCTAAAATGTTTATTTTTGCATTTTGCCTGTTGGTTTTACCATTAAATGATTTCATGGACTCTTCAGGACCTACTATTACCAACAAATTAGGCATTTCATTAATGTGCACATTAGTTATCTCTACAGATGCTCCCCCTTTCTCATTGCATCTATTTCTAAGTTCACTGATTTTCAGTGTTTCTCCTTTTAGCATTATGCAGTCAAATCTTTTTGAAGTGTACTTGTCTAAAATCTTAATTGATTCCCTAAATAAAATTTGAACTCTATCCTTAGCTGTGATTGCTTGGTATGCTATATCATCAACTAACTTTTCATTACCTGCGATGACACACCATACGTGTTCATTATTCTCTCTAGAGGAAACCTTTGCAGCTCTTCTGAGAATTTGTATTCTGTCTTCAATCATATGATCACTTAATAG
Above is a window of Methanobrevibacter ruminantium DNA encoding:
- a CDS encoding ExbD/TolR family protein, producing MAIDIKHHKEKMNRDEPEIKLVPFIDILFTLLIFLVVTSTFGAASVTGDDTGTGTGKPNMTDTTGDSEYYLLPVAGLQKVVVNGVDMSSEIRGNAIGVHARVLDQGDVQIKTSEHAIYIQAPSGMSPQEVVHSPE
- the rnhB gene encoding ribonuclease HII, which codes for MDTLGLDEAGRGPVLGPMVMAGIVIPEKKEKIIERMGVKDSKRLTPNRRAVLYRKLTKMFDYETVVITAKDIDTLRAKGINLNQIEKLAMKKIINTLRADRIIIDALDVKEGRLQEEMEEYVGHSCEVIAEHKADDNYLAVGAASIIAKTKRDMIIEEINKQYIRSTKDRDGIGSGYPSDPKTKNFLKKFKYDEMPDFVRRSWGTVQKIKEAEEAEKLE
- a CDS encoding IMP cyclohydrolase, encoding MYLGRIISAGKTEDGKPYVAYRVSSRSFPNRQVKVLEDEAAIIPKEGFETDIFKNSYIAYDCVKTVGDIAIISNGSQTNPIADKIAIGMNIRDAMAYSLITMDYEKDDYNTPRIAAVVKGNEDDFEAYIGIVTDSKILVEKIEDGKAQFISTYEKNTPEDVVFAAETPDDACKFIFDEGAFAEFENPVSSVAAIFDGKWKIAGFNPE
- a CDS encoding rod shape-determining protein, producing MSIFGNEDAIEIEPTRVVKNSLGIDLGTLNTVIAKPSGDKFDLYQIPSVVAVKKDDPSAVLAVGEEAKKMLGRTPEDIVAVRPLKKGVIENVAQAQALLIRAMEIGINEGETVGRIVIGIPGDSSEVEKNAAEEIGRKAGAEYVLVVSEGLAAAIGAGLPIAEPNGTMVIDIGAGSTDLVVISLGGINDIETVRVGGDDIDNRIVELVAEKYNVAISIHDAEAAKMEIGMIHCSEEFENLSYEVIGKSLETNRPKKVVIDSMLVADAVEPIIQAVVGGLNIILERLPAELMMGVYKNTVAVGGSSRLRGLKERIFDETDIPIQISDDPMTVVAKGTAIVAAEPLALEPEVRLKAMK